In the genome of Fibrobacter sp., the window GTAAGAAAAGAGATGGATCTGTCGGCGAAAATGGAGTGCGTAAAGATGGTGCTAGAGAAAAACCTCCCATGCGAGCAGGTGTTTATGCGTTATCAGGTAGGGAGGTCCACTTTGGCAAAATGGGTAAGAAAGGTGAGAGAGACCGGGGATTACAAAGCCTTGCGGAAAGATGCAAATCGAAAATATACAACAATGGGAAGACCAAAGAAAAAACGATTGGAGGAAATGACGGAATTGGAACGGCTCCGTTATGAGAATGCCTATCTGAAGGCAGAAGTTGACCTGTTAAAAAAAGTGAAAGCCTTGGTCGAAGCAAGAGAGCAGTCAAAACGAAAGACTGGACATACGTCATCAACGAACTGAGGCTGCAATATGGTTTGCCGTTACTGTTAACGGTAAAAAAGATGGCAAAATCAACGTATTATTACCACATGAGCCAATCAGGCAAGGATAAATATGCTGCGGAAAAGGCGAGGATAAGCGATGTTTTCAGGCAAAGCGGTGAAACCTACGGATACAGGAGGGTGACGCTTCAGCTGAAGGAGGATGGTTATGAAATAAACCACAAGACTGTCGCCAGGCTTATGAGGGAAATGGGCCTGAAAACGAAAATGAAAAGGAGGGGTTACCGCTCATACAAGGGAGAAGTAGGGAAAGTCGCGGACAATGTGATAGCAAGGAATTTTATGGCATCACGTCCGCTTGAAAAGATGGCGACAGA includes:
- a CDS encoding helix-turn-helix domain-containing protein; its protein translation is MSRYYDLGTKLKAVRLHRSGRGCCTIGRLLGVSASQVQRWLNLYNKGGKKALCSVRKEMDLSAKMECVKMVLEKNLPCEQVFMRYQVGRSTLAKWVRKVRETGDYKALRKDANRKYTTMGRPKKKRLEEMTELERLRYENAYLKAEVDLLKKVKALVEAREQSKRKTGHTSSTN